In Anopheles cruzii chromosome X, idAnoCruzAS_RS32_06, whole genome shotgun sequence, one genomic interval encodes:
- the LOC128270108 gene encoding UPF0184 protein AAEL002161, with translation MPPDPKESASDQNTRNKATVPDEGSGTEQAVDEDNMSEDNDLDLDEASEEFHSVNASLDMVSSVLDAIEQRNDSLREQLLQLLESQRETLKSFKEENQRIAEQNEADEPDTEPMDE, from the exons ATGCCTCCGGACCCGAAAGAAAGTGCCAGCGACCAGAATACGCGCAACAAGGCGACAGTACCGGACGAAGGATCGGGTACTGAGCAGGCCGTTGATGAAGATAATATGTCCGAGGACAACGACTTGGATCTGGATGAGGCATCAGAAG AGTTCCATTCGGTTAATGCGTCCCTGGATATGGTCAGTTCGGTGCTGGATGCCATTGAGCAGAGGAACGATTCCTTACGCGAGCAACTGTTGCAGCTGCTCGAGTCTCAGCGTGAAACGTTGAAGTCGTTCAAGGAAGAAAACCAGCGCATTGCAGAGCAAAACGAAGCGGACGAGCCAGACACTGAACCGATGGATGAATAA